Proteins from one Coffea arabica cultivar ET-39 chromosome 8c, Coffea Arabica ET-39 HiFi, whole genome shotgun sequence genomic window:
- the LOC113707389 gene encoding uncharacterized protein isoform X2, protein MDKNNKNRTDLLAAGRKKLQQFRQKKDGKGAKSSGKSSKPGRDANSDAAKSTATSDKVLDEELSVSDAGEVVTSSELNPLNDPVVVDDNVSIVDLSLKVGAGETTLELADEKLRLDDSKHDVEDAKVSVPFEGGGVTDGHENVEFVDSRSLGIFVSEEKSTSCKMQGPVDLSSEVERNEEEQVTDEAGSSVSKQTDPGSEIWTQRVVPDAVVHEADRSTQPDDVVASPNVQDGQISDAFGSSSESAQVDSIYKQDAAEVLLGFEDDGLATSFRNNMLKLPSRSDACSISLSQLQEVMKGHENDQFRFVFCSRESLFEMLTSSLGLNGSEFFSFVEKLKQELYLSSFARDASQMQLFEQLELEMQLHNQFEKLVDELSVSSTTIHEVQGQNAILSEELKQCRSECHEFSSEREKLSQQLHASKAEVEEFSARVDNLQNRLEISGGNMSSLASEVADGRNLVASLQVQNENLNGMLSLVMEEKMKVVEDKENFLQENNKMAAELAQSKASLASLQLANVNLSECLASIKEETRKFDEEKEFLACENGKLLSDLSDSNALVQSLQAENASLSGLLAALEDEKRKLHVAQEYLVQENEKLALNIVDSRILVDGLQMELSDITGSLASLIEERNKLEEEKQHLSSKNESGSRELLESKSVLAGLQIEFSKAIRDLEEANLHVEKLSQENVLLRTNIELHIAEMSSPEDTAYKVKDTGGQIIASDDISSQIPRTEESQTAISEFRRTSSESAPDGSLPRQIVMGDPDVSSGSAFWKMHLEANEVLQKLENAIEGMHSILASLSSSSGKYVQSGVSKLIQAFETKTHADDHEVDEVPSSESAETRHLFMQAKQQTKSLQVVLKQMLLLAESASKSFEGERKSRISAEFLNTQLVASCESLKSHCIHFEAENIELVVLCEALKQHICNSQTSISDNIQLKDKMGILEAKISEFQSNLDEICESSDQMVSSFFNQVEMLQKEVGDRGLLVDKEWNSFVDQIVMEVRKLDMSVETLCSITLSNDCQKNLDVGSRIAASVNAAIKAIEGLLEQLKCTERDHQAILSAYSELNLKFNNLQEKNELFINVLDKNYRKLRRVVESCGHVEGTTTGVNNENLLDPGLFNDLLEKMLDEKLQLKSANDKLNSHLVDQVREIDELKRRSFHLDAILELFQNVKEEFLLGSFNVNIADPVPGLESFVYILIQKYKEAKEQVSLAQEKPDLNELQFGYFQEELDHLTFILVQYENENLVLKESWKTVNEDIPAFQAELQERIAELEQSEHRVSSLREKLSIAVTKGKGLIVQRDNLKQSLAETSNQLEKCLQDLQLKDVVIHELETKLQNYSEAGERMEALKSELAYIRNSATALRESFLLKDSILQRIEEILEDLELPEHFHSRDIIEKVDWLAKSITANSPPPTDWDQKSPVGGECYSESGFASVDGWKEETQQNQDLADDFRRRYEELQGKFYGLAEHNEMLEQSLIERNNLVQRWEDILGKIEMPLQLQSLEPEDRIQWLGGALLDTQNHCKSLQQRIDYLDALNGSLTGDLEESQSRISELESAYHSIIVEKECLLKNLETVTDDYHESSEKASQLEIENEKLLKQVTCLQEKLDQKLVDEEHLNHVEAELRRLQDLIHNVLQDSVTDDLEFGSNNMEYLEHLLRKLIDKYSTLLVGNLVADGHVNEKASVSDHEEQTRDSGVTEDVAALSKRLEDTLAEVVHLKEERDSYLEKNQNLVTEVEELDAKRKELQELLNHEEQKSASLREKLNIAVKKGKSLVQQRDNLKQIIDEVNAEVDRLKYEVSQRENSIAEYEQRIMNLSMSHERIKNVEAECASLRDRLSDSEHCLHEKEYMLSLILESLMVIDVGFDSGNPVQKLEAIGKKYLDLNAALDSSMQESRKSKRAAELLLAELNEVQERNDALQEDLVKVARELSEVSREKEFSEAAKFEALAHVEKLSAVQSEEKGHLLAEVSILRSSVDQMQEEISTVNSSLAEVLSKDLEILQNLEVSIKSCLESPSAPSTDARSAIDAFAGIAVGDSGSITFPKSQNKVPTTEIGFIKELLQRHHNSIQEQASHIFEIVKGLYTVVSSLKESSEYGERNLHQIKSILKDKDSELFVAHRNISLLYEACTLSIVEIENRKSQQDGIDFSSKVPWVDLNSQTSVGGNTSTEENILSSEEVIMSVREKLLSVVKDLISRQNEILEDRQMEWKTIVSNLQKELHEKDIQRERISTELVSQIKDAEVIAKNYLQDLRSATTRADDLQIQVNGMDEEHRMLKKRVKELEYQETVSADLQQRVASLTDALAAKDQEIEALMQALDEEESQMEGLSNKILELESDLQKKNLDLENLEASRGRVLKKLSVTVSKFDELHHLSENLLSEVEKLQLQLQERDGEISFLRQEVTRCTNEALTATQMSNKRNPDEVLELLTWLDMTVSRVQARDMPSSDAETNQVREHKELLQKQIESIVSELEELRTVAQNRELLLKGERSRVEELIRKVEFLENALLEKDSQLTMLRHVGDSGQATSPKSEIVEVESLINKRAGSAAPQVRGGRKTNSDQVAIAIDMDPVSGIEDDDDDKAHGFKSLTTSRIVPRFTRPVSDMIDGLWMSCDRTLMRQPTLRLGVIIYWAILHALLATYVV, encoded by the exons ATGGACAAAAATAATAAGAACAGGACCGATCTACTCGCCGCCGGCCGTAAAAAG CTACAACAATTCAGGCAGAAGAAAGATGGTAAAGGGGCTAAATCATCTGGTAAGTCCAGCAAACCTGGACGTGATGCAAACAGTGATGCTGCAAAATCTACAGCAACATCTGACAAAGTTCTTGATGAAGAATTGTCAGTGTCTGATGCTGGTGAAGTTGTTACTTCATCGGAGTTGAATCCTTTAAATGATCCGGTAGTGGTTGATGATAATGTTTCTATTGTTGATCTGTCATTGAAAGTTGGTGCTGGTGAAACAACTTTGGAATTGGCAGATGAGAAGCTGAGATTGGACGATTCTAAACATGATGTTGAAGATGCCAAAGTATCAGTTCCATTTGAAGGTGGAGGTGTTACTGATGGCCATGAAAATGTTGAATTTGTTGATTCAAGAAGTTTGGGTATTTTTGTATCCGAGGAGAAATCTACATCCTGTAAAATGCAAGGGCCTGTTGATTTGTCATCTGAAGTAGAGAGGAACGAGGAAGAGCAGGTAACAGAT GAAGCTGGCAGTTCAGTTTCAAAGCAAACTGATCCAGGTAGTGAGATATGGACTCAAAGAGTGGTACCTGATGCTGTAGTACATGAAGCTGATCGAAGCACCCAACCAGATGATGTTGTTGCAAGTCCAAATGTTCAAGATGGGCAGATCAGTGATGCATTTGGTTCATCAAGTGAAAGTGCTCAAGTAGACAGCATTTACAAACAGGATGCTGCAGAGGTTCTTCTCGGGTTCGAGGATGATGGCTTGGCAACTTCTTTCAGGAACAATATGCTGAAATTGCCTTCTAGATCAGATGCATGCTCAATTAGCCTCTCACAACTTCAAGAGGTGATGAAGGGGCATGAGAATGATCAATTCAGATTTGTGTTTTGTTCAAGAGAATCTCTATTTGAGATGTTGACAAGTTCTCTGGGTTTGAATGGTTCAGAATTCTTtagttttgttgaaaaactcaAACAAGAGCTGTATCTTTCGAGTTTTGCAAGAGATGCAAGTCAAATGCAACTTTTTGAGCAGTTGGAACTTGAAATGCAACTTCATAATCAATTTGAGAAGCTGGTTGATGAATTATCTGTATCCAGTACTACAATTCATGAAGTTCAAGGACAGAATGCAATCCTTTCTGAAGAGCTGAAACAGTGTAGATCTGAATGTCATGAGTTTAGTTCTGAAAGGGAGAAACTCAGTCAACAATTGCATGCTTCAAAGGCTGAAGTTGAGGAATTTTCAGCCCGAGTTGATAACTTGCAGAATAGGTTGGAAATTTCAGGAGGCAATATGTCAAGCCTGGCATCAGAGGTAGCTGATGGCAGGAATTTAGTGGCATCTTTGCAAgtccaaaatgaaaatttaaatgggatgcTTAGTTTGGTGATGGAGGAGAAAATGAAAGTTGTTGAAGATAAGGAGAATTTCTTACAAGAGAATAACAAGATGGCAGCAGAGTTGGCCCAGAGCAAAGCTTCATTGGCATCACTGCAATTGGCAAATGTCAACTTAAGTGAGTGTCTTGCATCAATAAAAGAGGAGACGAGAAAGTTTGATGAGGAAAAGGAGTTTCTTGCCTGTGAAAATGGTAAATTGCTCTCAGACTTGTCAGATTCCAATGCCTTGGTTCAGTCTCTGCAAGCAGAAAATGCAAGTTTGAGTGGCCTCCTTGCTGCTTTAGAGGATGAGAAAAGAAAGCTACATGTGGCACAAGAATATTTGGTCCAGGAGAATGAGAAGCTAGCATTGAATATTGTTGACAGCAGGATTCTAGTAGATGGCCTTCAGATGGAGTTGTCAGACATAACTGGAAGTCTTGCATCATTGATTGAGGAGAGGAACAAGCTTGAGGAAGAGAAGCAACATCTTTCAAGCAAGAATGAGAGTGGATCGCGTGAGCTGCTGGAGTCTAAGAGTGTATTAGCAGGCTTGCAGATAGAATTCAGCAAGGCCATAAGAGACCTAGAAGAAGCGAACTTGCATGTTGAAAAACTCAGCCAGGAAAATGTACTTTTGAGAACAAATATTGAGCTGCATATTGCTGAGATGTCTAGTCCTGAGGATACTGCTTATAAAGTAAAAGATACTGGTGGACAGATCATAGCTAGTGATGATATTTCATCTCAAATTCCAAGGACTGAAGAAAGTCAAACTGCAATCTCAGAGTTCAGAAGGACCTCATCTGAAAGTGCTCCTGATGGATCACTTCCTAGACAGATTGTTATGGGTGATCCTGATGTGTCATCGGGGTCAGCATTTTGGAAAATGCACCTGGAGGCAAATGAAGTACTGCAAAAACTTGAGAATGCAATTGAAGGCATGCACTCAATTTTGGCTTCCTTAAGTAGTTCAAGCGGTAAATATGTTCAGTCAGGAGTATCAAAACTTATTCAAGCTTTTGAAACAAAAACTCATGCTGATGACCATGAAGTAGATGAAGTGCCATCATCTGAAAGTGCAGAAACTAGGCATCTATTCATGCAAGCTAAACAACAAACAAAAAGCCTGCAAGTTGTTCTTAAGCAGATGCTTCTGCTAGCTGAAAGTGCCAGTAAATCTTTTGAAGGCGAGAGAAAGAGTAGAATATCTGCTGAGTTTTTGAACACACAGCTTGTGGCTTCCTGTGAGTCCTTGAAGAGTCATTGTATCCATTTCGAAGCAGAAAACATTGAGCTTGTGGTTCTATGTGAAGCTCTAAAGCAGCATATCTGCAACTCTCAAACTAGTATTTCAGATAATATTCAGCTTAAAGACAAGATGGGAATCTTGGAAGCCAAAATTAGTGAATTCCAGAGCAATTTGGATGAGATATGCGAAAGTTCGGATCAAAtggtttcttctttctttaatCAAGTTGAAATGCTTCAGAAGGAAGTTGGTGATAGGGGATTGCTAGTTGACAAGGAATGGAACTCTTTTGTTGATCAGATAGTTATGGAAGTCAGGAAGCTTGATATGTCAGTTGAGACCTTATGTTCCATTACTTTGTCAAATGACTGCCAAAAAAATCTTGATGTAGGTAGTCGGATTGCTGCTTCGGTTAATGCTGCCATTAAAGCAATTGAAGGTCTGCTTGAACAGCTCAAGTGCACTGAGAGAGACCATCAAGCTATTTTGAGTGCTTACTCCGAATTGAATTTGAAGTTCAACAATCTGCAAGAAAAAAATGAACTGTTTATCAATGTTTTGGACAAGAACTACCGAAAGCTCAGGAGGGTTGTTGAATCATGTGGTCATGTGGAAGGAACAACAACGGGCGTAAATAATGAGAACCTGCTAGATCCTGGTCTTTTCAATGACCTTTTGGAAAAGATGCTTGATGaaaaattgcaacttaaatCTGCTAATGACAAGCTCAATTCACATCTGGTGGATCAAGTAAGAGAAATTGATGAACTGAAAAGAAGATCTTTCCATCTAGATGCTATTCTAGAATTGTTTCAGAATGTTAAAGAAGAATTTTTGTTGGGTAGCTTCAATGTGAATATTGCTGATCCTGTGCCAGGCCTAGAGTCTTTTGTCTACATTCTCATTCAGAAATATAAGGAAGCTAAGGAGCAGGTAAGCCTGGCCCAGGAAAAGCCTGATTTGAATGAGCTGCAGTTTGGTTATTTTCAGGAAGAGCTGGATCACTTGACTTTCATACTTGTTCAATATGAAAATGAAAACCTTGTTTTGAAAGAAAGTTGGAAGACTGTCAACGAGGATATTCCTGCTTTTCAAGCAGAACTACAGGAGAGAATTGCTGAACTAGAACAGTCAGAGCATCGGGTTTCATCTCTTAGGGAGAAGCTCAGCATAGCTGTTACAAAGGGGAAGGGTTTGATTGTGCAGCGTGACAATCTCAAGCAATCCCTTGCAGAGACATCTAATCAATTGGAAAAATGCTTACAGGATTTGCAGTTAAAAGATGTTGTGATTCACGAGCTTGAAACAAAACTTCAGAATTATTCTGAGGCTGGTGAGCGCATGGAAGCCCTAAAATCTGAGCTCGCATACATCCGTAATTCTGCTACTGCATTGCGAGAATCATTTCTTCTTAAGGATTCTATTCTTCAGAGAATTGAAGAGATTTTAGAAGATCTTGAACTGCCTGAACACTTTCACTCCAGAGATATCATTGAAAAGGTTGATTGGTTAGCCAAGTCAATCACTGCAAACTCGCCTCCTCCTACTGATTGGGATCAGAAAAGCCCTGTTGGAGGAGAGTGCTATTCTGAGAGTGGATTTGCAAGTGTTGATGGCTGGAAAGAAGAGACAcaacaaaatcaagatttggctgATGACTTCAGAAGAAGATATGAAGAGCTCCAAGGTAAGTTTTATGGGCTGGCAGAGCATAATGAGATGCTTGAACAATCTTTAATAGAAAGGAACAACCTTGTGCAGCGGTGGGAGGATATTCTTGGAAAGATTGAAATGCCTCTGCAGTTGCAGTCACTGGAGCCAGAGGATAGGATTCAATGGCTGGGAGGTGCTCTTTTGGATACTCAGAACCATTGTAAATCTCTCCAGCAGAGGATTGACTACTTGGATGCACTTAATGGATCATTAACTGGTGATCTGGAAGAGTCCCAGAGTAGGATTTCTGAACTTGAATCAGCTTACCATTCTATTATTGTGGAGAAAGAGTGTCTTCTGAAGAATTTGGAAACTGTTACTGATGATTATCATGAAAGCTCAGAGAAGGCATCACAGTTGGAAATTGAAAATGAGAAGCTGCTGAAGCAAGTGACTTGTTTGCAAGAGAAATTGGATCAGAAGCTTGTAGATGAGGAGCATTTAAATCATGTTGAAGCTGAGCTGAGAAGATTGCAGGATTTGATTCATAATGTTCTTCAGGATTCTGTCACAGATGATTTAGAATTTGGTTCCAACAATATGGAATATCTGGAACATTTGCTGAGAAAACTTATTGACAAATATTCAACGCTTTTGGTTGGTAATCTGGTTGCTGATGGGCATGTCAATGAAAAGGCTAGTGTTTCTGATCATGAAGAGCAAACTAGAGATTCTGGAGTAACTGAGGATGTAGCAGCCCTCAGCAAAAGGCTGGAGGATACGCTGGCTGAAGTGGTACATTTGAAGGAGGAGAGAGACAGTTACTTGGAGAAGAATCAGAATTTGGTTACTGAAGTTGAAGAATTGGATGCAAAAAGGAAAGAACTGCAGGAGCTTCTTAATCATGAAGAACAGAAGTCAGCTTCTTTAAGAGAGAAATTAAACATTGCCGTCAAAAAGGGAAAGTCTTTGGTTCAACAGAGAGACAATCTGAAACAAATAATTGATGAAGTAAATGCTGAGGTTGACCGACTTAAATATGAGGTCAGTCAGCGTGAAAATTCTATTGCTGAATATGAGCAGAGAATCATGAACTTGTCCATGAGCCATGAAAGGATAAAAAATGTTGAAGCAGAGTGTGCGTCCCTGAGGGACCGTTTATCAGACAGTGAACACTGCCTGCATGAGAAAGAATATATGTTGAGCCTGATATTGGAAAGTTTGATGGTTATTGATGTTGGTTTTGACTCTGGAAATCCTGTTCAAAAGCTTGAAGCAATTGGGAAAAAATACCTTGATTTAAATGCTGCTTTGGATTCTTCTATGCAAGAATCGCGGAAATCTAAAAGAGCAGCTGAGCTACTGCTTGCAGAGTTAAATGAGgttcaagaaagaaatgatgCCCTTCAAGAAGATCTTGTGAAGGTTGCTAGGGAGCTATCAGAAGTTTCTCGAGAGAAGGAGTTCTCTGAAGCTGCAAAATTTGAAGCTCTTGCACATGTTGAGAAGTTGTCTGCTGTTCAATCTGAAGAAAAGGGCCACCTCTTGGCCGAAGTCTCAATCTTAAGGTCTAGTGTGGATCAAATGCAGGAGGAGATTTCTACTGTTAATAGTTCACTTGCTGAAGTTCTCTCCAAGGATTTGGAGATTCTGCAAAATCTGGAGGTGAGCATTAAGTCATGCCTAGAATCACCTAGTGCTCCTAGCACAGATGCAAGGTCAGCTATTGATGCTTTTGCTGGGATAGCTGTTGGTGATTCTGGCAGCATAACCTTCCCTAAATCTCAAAACAAG GTTCCTACAACAGAAATTGGTTTTATTAAAGAACTATTGCAGAGACACCACAACTCAATACAGGAACAAGCCAGCCATATATTTGAAATAGTTAAGGGTTTATACACTGTGGTTTCCTCTCTAAAAGAGTCCTCTGAATATGGTGAGAGAAATCTTCACCAGATAAAATCCATTTTGAAGGACAAAGATTCGGAGTTGTTTGTTGCACATAGGAATATTTCATTGCTTTATGAAGCGTGCACTCTTTCAATTGTGGAGATTGAGAACAGGAAATCTCAGCAGGATGGGATTGATTTCTCTTCCAAGGTTCCATGGGTTGACTTGAATTCTCAAACTTCTGTTGGAGGAAATACTTCTACTGAAGAGAATATTCTGTCTTCCGAGGAAGTTATTATGTCAGTGAGAGAGAAATTGTTGTCTGTTGTAAAGGATCTCATCAGTAGGCAAAATGAGATTTTAGAAGATAGACAAATGGAATGGAAGACTATTGTAAGTAACTTGCAGAAAGAACTTCATGAGAAGGATATCCAGAGAGAGAGAATAAGTACTGAGCTTGTTAGTCAGATCAAGGATGCTGAAGTCATAGCAAAGAATTACTTGCAAGATCTTCGATCTGCAACAACTAGGGCAGATGATCTGCAGATTCAGGTAAATGGCATGGACGAGGAGCATAGGATGTTGAAGAAAAGAGTCAAAGAATTAGAATATCAGGAAACTGTCTCTGCAGACTTGCAGCAGAGAGTTGCCTCACTGACAGATGCCCTGGCTGCGAAAGATCAAG AAATTGAGGCACTCATGCAAGCACTTGATGAGGAGGAGTCTCAGATGGAAGGCCTTTCTAACAAAATTCTGGAGCTAGAAAGTGATTTGCAGAAAAAGAATCTAGACTTGGAGAACCTTGAAGCTTCTCGAGGAAGGGTTTTGAAGAAGCTTTCTGTCACTGTCAGCAAGTTTGATGAGCTTCATCATCTATCAGAAAACCTTCTCTCTGAGGTTGAGAAGCTtcagttgcaattacaagaacGGGATGGAGAGATATCTTTCTTAAGGCAAGAAGTTACTAGGTGCACCAATGAAGCACTTACAGCAACCCAGATGAGCAACAAAAGGAACCCTGATGAAGTCCTTGAACTCTTGACATGGCTAGACATGACAGTTTCTCGAGTTCAGGCGCGGGATATGCCTTCTAGTGATGCTGAGACTAACCAAGTTCGTGAACACAAAGAGCTACTGCAAAAGCAAATTGAATCCATTGTATCAGAGTTGGAGGAACTTCGGACAGTGGCGCAAAATAGAGAATTGTTGTTGAAAGGAGAGAGGAGTAGAGTAGAAGAATTGATCCGGAAAGTAGAGTTTCTTGAAAATGCACTGCTTGAGAAAGATTCTCAATTAACCATGCTTAGACATGTAGGCGATTCAGGACAGGCAACAAGTCCAAAATCTGAAATTGTGGAAGTTGAATCATTG ATTAACAAAAGGGCTGGAAGCGCTGCCCCTCAAGTTCGAGGTGGACGCAAAACCAATAGTGATCAAGTTGCTATTGCTATAGATATGGATCCTGTTAGTGGGAtagaggatgatgatgatgacaaaG CTCATGGATTCAAGTCGCTAACCACATCAAGAATTGTGCCTCGATTTACGAGACCAGTATCTGATATGATTGACGGCTTATG GATGTCATGTGATCGGACACTAATGCGACAACCTACTTTGCGCCTTGGTGTTATTATCTATTGGGCTATACTACACGCTCTTCTTGCCACATATGTTGTTTAA